The DNA window GCTTGGGCGCTGACAGCGTCAACGGCCGCAGCCGCGTGCCCTGACCACCCACCAGAACGACGGCATCGGTCGCCGCAGCATTCGTCATGCTTTCCCCTCAATCTCGATTTCCCGACGCTCGTCGGCGCCGCGCTGCCGGACAGCAGCGGCGACGGCGAGCTTTGATCGCAGGGCGAGACCGCCCCGCAGCGCCCACCGCAGCGGCGCCTGCCACCACGCGGGGTGACGGTCGGCCTGGAAGCGGTAGGCACTTCGATGATGGGCGGGCAGCATCAACTCCGGATGCCGGCCCGCGGCGTGCCCCTTGGCGTGGGTCACCTCGGCGGACGGGACGAAGACGTTGAGCCAGCCGGCCTTGCCGAGCCGGTCCCCGAGGTCGACGTCCTCCATGTACATGAAGTAGCGCGAATCGAAGCCGTCGATCGAGTCGAACGCGGCCCGGCGCAGCAGCAGGCACGAGCCCGACAACCATCCCGCGGGGCGCTCGGCGACGGTCTCGTTCTCCTGGCGGTACCGCTGCGTCCACGGATTCGACGGCCACACCGTGCCGAGAACCGCGTGCCCGGCCCCGGAGACCAGGTCGGGCACCGCCCGCGCCGACGGGTACACGCTGCCGTCCGGCTCCCGGACCAGCGGACCCAGGGAACCGGCCCGCGGCCACCGCTCGGCGGCGGCGAGCAGCTCGTCGATCGCGCCGGGCGACCACCGCACGTCGGGGTTGACGACGACGACGAACTCGATGTCGGGGTCGATCTCGGCGACGGCGCGGTTGATCGCGCCGCCGTAGCCGATGTTGCCGCCGGTGCGCAGCAGCCGGACATGATCGTGAGCTGCGGCCGCGGCCTCGGGTGCACCGTCGGTGGACCCGTTGTCGGCCAGGATGACCTGCGGTTTCA is part of the Rhodococcus sp. SGAir0479 genome and encodes:
- a CDS encoding glycosyltransferase family 2 protein codes for the protein MSSKLAVVTVTYSPGEHLEHFLSTLADATVLKPQVILADNGSTDGAPEAAAAAHDHVRLLRTGGNIGYGGAINRAVAEIDPDIEFVVVVNPDVRWSPGAIDELLAAAERWPRAGSLGPLVREPDGSVYPSARAVPDLVSGAGHAVLGTVWPSNPWTQRYRQENETVAERPAGWLSGSCLLLRRAAFDSIDGFDSRYFMYMEDVDLGDRLGKAGWLNVFVPSAEVTHAKGHAAGRHPELMLPAHHRSAYRFQADRHPAWWQAPLRWALRGGLALRSKLAVAAAVRQRGADERREIEIEGKA